The Coffea arabica cultivar ET-39 chromosome 3c, Coffea Arabica ET-39 HiFi, whole genome shotgun sequence genome contains a region encoding:
- the LOC113734454 gene encoding purple acid phosphatase 15: MQSLEMALLKGRALVGLAVFLLLNLVQVYGRIPTTVEGPFKPVTVDLDKSFRGNAIDLPDTDHRVQRNVVGFEPEQISVSLSSDYDSAWVSWITGEFQIGDNIKPLNPKTLKSFVYYGKSNLFLNHKVKGDSLIYNQLYPFEGLQNYTSGIIHHVQLTGLEPNTEYYYRCGDPSIPAMSDIYQFRTMPASGPKNYPNRIAVVGDLGLTYNTTSTVSHLISNQPDLVLLVGDVSYANLYLTNGTGADCYSCSFPDTPIHETYQPRWDYWGRFMQPLVSKVPLMVVEGNHEIEEQVGNRTFAAYSSRFAFPSKESGSLSTFYFSFNAGGIHFIMLGAYVAYNKSADQYKWLKRDLAKVDRKVTPWLVATWHPPWYSTYVAHYREVECMRVEMEEILYKYGVDIVFNGHVHAYERSNRVYNYTLDPCGPVYIAVGDGGNREKMAIKHADEPGNCPDPSTTPDSYMGGFCAYNFTSGPAAGKFCWDRQPDYSAYRESSFGHGILEVKNETHALWTWHRNQDMYNEAGDQIYIVRQPERCPVEPKVSSSVEF, from the exons ATGCAAAGTCTTGAGATGGCTTTGCTAAAAGGGAGAGCTCTTGTTGGGTTGGCTGTGTTTCTTTTGCTGAACCTTGTGCAAGTTTATGGGAGAATTCCGACAACTGTAGAAGGACCATTTAAGCCAGTGACAGTTGATTTGGATAAGAGTTTTAGAGGGAATGCAATTGATTTGCCAGATACTGATCATAGGGTGCAGAGAAATGTTGTAGGTTTTGAGCCTGAACAAATTTCAGTCTCCCTTTCTTCAGATTATGATTCAGCTTGGGTTTCATGGATTACAG GTGAATTTCAAATAGGTGACAACATCAAACCATTGAATCCCAAGACTCTAAAAAGTTTTGTATACTATGGGAAATCAAATCTCTTCTTGAATCACAAAGTAAAGGGTGATTCATTAATTTATAACCAGCTCTATCCATTTGAAGGCTTGCAGAACTACACCTCCGGGATCATACATCATGTCCAACTTACAG GATTGGAACCCAACACTGAATATTATTATCGATGTGGAGATCCTTCAATACCAGCAATGAGTGATATCTATCAATTCAGGACTATGCCTGCTTCAGGTCCAAAAAACTACCCTAACAGAATAGCAGTGGTGGGAGACCTTGGTCTTACATACAATACAACTTCAACTGTTAGCCACTTGATAAGCAACCAGCCTGATCTTGTTCTATTGGTGGGGGATGTTTCCTACGCCAATCTGTATCTGACAAATGGAACTGGCGCTGATTGCTATTCTTGCTCGTTTCCTGATACACCCATCCATGAGACCTATCAACCTCGTTGGGATTACTGGGGAAG GTTTATGCAGCCACTAGTGTCTAAAGTACCACTAATGGTAGTAGAGGGAAACCATGAGATCGAAGAACAAGTTGGGAATCGGACATTTGCAGCCTATAGTTCTCGGTTTGCATTTCCATCTAAAGAAAGTGGATCTTTGTCTACGTTCTACTTTTCATTCAATGCGGGAGGGATTCATTTCATAATGCTCGGTGCATATGTTGCATATAATAAGTCAG CTGATCAATACAAATGGTTGAAGAGAGACCTTGCAAAAGTTGACAGAAAAGTCACTCCTTGGCTGGTAGCAACTTGGCATCCTCCATGGTACTCAACATATGTAGCTCACTACAGGGAAGTTGAATGTATGAGGGTAGAGATGGAAGAAATACTGTACAAGTATGGTGTTGATATAGTCTTCAATGGACAT GTTCATGCCTATGAGAGATCAAACAGAGTCTACAACTACACTCTGGATCCCTGTGGGCCTGTATACATAGCAGTTGGTGATGGTGGTAACAGGGAGAAAATGGCTATTAAACATGCCGATGAACCAGGGAACTGTCCAGATCCATCTACAACTCCGGACAGCTATATGGGTGGATTTTGTGCTTACAATTTTACATCAGGTCCAGCAGCTGGAAAGTTCTGTTGGGATCGACAGCCAGATTATAGTGCATACAGGGAAAGTAGCTTTGGACATGGTATTCTAGAG GTGAAGAATGAGACACATGCTCTGTGGACATGGCACCGGAATCAGGATATGTACAATGAAGCTGGTGATCAAATATACATTGTGAGACAACCCGAGAGATGCCCAGTTGAACCAAAG GTCTCTTCTTCAGTTGAATTCTAG
- the LOC113734455 gene encoding ER lumen protein-retaining receptor isoform X2 — translation MHKRITLLDSISLKTQELYAIVFATRYLDIFTDYISLYNTIMKLIFLGSSFSIVWYMRHHKVVRRSYDRDQDTFRHLFLVLPCLLLALVIHEKFTFKEVMWAFSIFLEAVAILPQLVLLQRTRNIDNLTGQYVFLLGLKPSLWSSSVSELIEAYTF, via the exons ATGCACAAGAGGATTACTTTGCTTGATA GCATTTCTTTGAAGACCCAAGAGCTCTATGCTATTGTCTTTGCTACTCGTTACTTGGACATATTTACAGACTATATCTCCCTATACAATACCATAATGAAGTTAATATTCTTGGGAAGCTCTTTCTCAATTGTCTGGTACATGAGGCATCACAAGGTTGTCCGGAGATCTTACGATAGGGATCAGGACACATTTCGCCATCTTTTCCTTGTGCTACCATGTTTGCTTTTGGCTCTGGTTATACATGAAAAGTTTACCTTTAAGGAG GTAATGTGGGCCTTTTCCATATTCTTGGAAGCTGTTGCCATCCTTCCTCAGCTGGTCTTGTTGCAAAGGACAAGAAATATTGACAACCTGACTGGGCAATATGTTTTTCTTCTTGG GTTAAAACCTAGCTTATGGTCTTCTTCTGTTTCAGAGCTTATCGAAGCTTATACATTCTGA
- the LOC113734455 gene encoding ER lumen protein-retaining receptor isoform X1, producing MHKRITLLDSISLKTQELYAIVFATRYLDIFTDYISLYNTIMKLIFLGSSFSIVWYMRHHKVVRRSYDRDQDTFRHLFLVLPCLLLALVIHEKFTFKEVMWAFSIFLEAVAILPQLVLLQRTRNIDNLTGQYVFLLGAYRSLYILNWIYRYFTEPHYVHWITWVAGLVQTALYADFFYYYFQSWKNNVKLELPA from the exons ATGCACAAGAGGATTACTTTGCTTGATA GCATTTCTTTGAAGACCCAAGAGCTCTATGCTATTGTCTTTGCTACTCGTTACTTGGACATATTTACAGACTATATCTCCCTATACAATACCATAATGAAGTTAATATTCTTGGGAAGCTCTTTCTCAATTGTCTGGTACATGAGGCATCACAAGGTTGTCCGGAGATCTTACGATAGGGATCAGGACACATTTCGCCATCTTTTCCTTGTGCTACCATGTTTGCTTTTGGCTCTGGTTATACATGAAAAGTTTACCTTTAAGGAG GTAATGTGGGCCTTTTCCATATTCTTGGAAGCTGTTGCCATCCTTCCTCAGCTGGTCTTGTTGCAAAGGACAAGAAATATTGACAACCTGACTGGGCAATATGTTTTTCTTCTTGG AGCTTATCGAAGCTTATACATTCTGAACTGGATTTACCGCTATTTCACTGAGCCACACTATGTCCACTGGATAA CTTGGGTAGCAGGGCTTGTTCAGACTGCACTTTACGCTGATTTCTTCTATTATTACTTCCAAAG TTGGAAGAATAATGTAAAACTAGAGCTGCCAGCTTGA
- the LOC113734455 gene encoding ER lumen protein-retaining receptor isoform X3, translating to MKLIFLGSSFSIVWYMRHHKVVRRSYDRDQDTFRHLFLVLPCLLLALVIHEKFTFKEVMWAFSIFLEAVAILPQLVLLQRTRNIDNLTGQYVFLLGAYRSLYILNWIYRYFTEPHYVHWITWVAGLVQTALYADFFYYYFQSWKNNVKLELPA from the exons ATGAAGTTAATATTCTTGGGAAGCTCTTTCTCAATTGTCTGGTACATGAGGCATCACAAGGTTGTCCGGAGATCTTACGATAGGGATCAGGACACATTTCGCCATCTTTTCCTTGTGCTACCATGTTTGCTTTTGGCTCTGGTTATACATGAAAAGTTTACCTTTAAGGAG GTAATGTGGGCCTTTTCCATATTCTTGGAAGCTGTTGCCATCCTTCCTCAGCTGGTCTTGTTGCAAAGGACAAGAAATATTGACAACCTGACTGGGCAATATGTTTTTCTTCTTGG AGCTTATCGAAGCTTATACATTCTGAACTGGATTTACCGCTATTTCACTGAGCCACACTATGTCCACTGGATAA CTTGGGTAGCAGGGCTTGTTCAGACTGCACTTTACGCTGATTTCTTCTATTATTACTTCCAAAG TTGGAAGAATAATGTAAAACTAGAGCTGCCAGCTTGA